The Vitis riparia cultivar Riparia Gloire de Montpellier isolate 1030 chromosome 10, EGFV_Vit.rip_1.0, whole genome shotgun sequence genome includes a region encoding these proteins:
- the LOC117923988 gene encoding pentatricopeptide repeat-containing protein At3g12770-like isoform X2: protein MKKINELQNNVMIGKTRRWYHCFISHKDTFHWNSLIAKNATQNPQTALNFFARMQAHEVPSNNFTFPALLKACAALRRLLPTLQVHAYLTRLGLAADRFSAAALVDAYGKCGHAYYAAQVFDEMPEGSVDVVSWTALISAYSSNGCVDEAFQAFGRMRWMRGWDGSECCGVDVVSLGALVSACAVGCGSNCLRRGSAVHGLVVKYGFGVSTHLGNSMVHMYAACKDVGGAWRVFNGIPIKQRDVVSWNSLISGFTLNGEAERALRTFEDMVSEGTSAVEPNRVTVIALLKSCAELGCVETSSWVHEYISSRHSSLLVAKDVVVLTALLDMHARCGNLALAREIFDGVEGKNVVCWSAMIAGYEQGSCPEEALRLFRQMLMEGNMVGVEVKPNAVTLVSVIAACSRLGASRSASMIHKYAVATGLDQDARIASALIDMCAKCGDIEHGRQVFSEMDESTRTVVSWSSMIGAEGMHGEGKRALELFSEMRTGGVSHALIAWRKTMECLLLENTMLAWLISLAVLAILMKPTMSSSTCLSRLIWLCGDHCLLLVISMETASLERLLKRKF from the exons atgaaaaaaataaacgaGTTACAAAACAATGTGATGATTGGCAAAACAAGAAGATGGTACCACTGCTTCATCTCCCACAAGGACACCTTCCATTGGAACTCCCTCATTGCCAAAAATGCCACTCAAAATCCCCAAACTGCCCTCAACTTCTTCGCCCGCATGCAAGCCCATGAAGTCCCTTCCAACAACTTCACCTTCCCCGCTCTCCTCAAAGCCTGCGCCGCCCTCCGCCGCCTCCTCCCCACGCTCCAGGTTCACGCCTACCTCACCCGCCTCGGCCTCGCCGCCGACAGGTTCTCCGCTGCCGCCCTCGTCGACGCGTACGGTAAATGTGGCCATGCGTATTACGCAGCACAAGTGTTCGACGAAATGCCTGAGGGTTCAGTTGATGTTGTTTCGTGGACCGCTCTTATATCGGCTTACTCGTCCAATGGTTGCGTCGATGAAGCTTTTCAGGCCTTCGGGCGGATGCGGTGGATGAGGGGTTGGGATGGTTCAGAGTGTTGTGGGGTTGATGTGGTGAGCCTTGGAGCTCTTGTGTCGGCTTGTGCGGTTGGTTGTGGTTCGAATTGCTTGCGTCGTGGCAGCGCAGTTCATGGGCTGGTGGTGAAGTATGGGTTTGGTGTGAGTACCCATTTGGGGAATTCGATGGTGCACATGTATGCTGCCTGCAAAGATGTGGGTGGTGCGTGGAGGGTATTTAATGGAATTCCGATAAAGCAGAGAGATGTGGTGTCCTGGAATAGTTTGATTTCCGGGTTTACATTGAATGGGGAGGCGGAGCGGGCACTGAGGACTTTTGAGGATATGGTCTCAGAGGGAACCTCGGCAGTTGAACCCAACAGGGTGACTGTTATTGCCCTCTTGAAGTCTTGTGCCGAGCTTGGTTGTGTCGAGACTTCGAGTTGGGTCCATGAGTATATAAGTTCTCGGCATTCATCGTTATTGGTGGCTAAAGATGTTGTGGTTTTGACAGCTTTGCTTGACATGCATGCTAGGTGTGGGAATTTGGCATTGGCTCGGGAAATATTTGATGGGGTTGAGGGGAAAAATGTGGTATGTTGGAGTGCCATGATTGCAGGTTATGAGCAGGGCTCATGTCCTGAAGAGGCTCTCCGCCTGTTTCGTCAAATGTTAATGGAAGGAAATATGGTGGGTGTTGAAGTTAAGCCAAATGCTGTCACATTGGTTTCCGTGATTGCTGCTTGTTCAAGGCTCGGTGCCTCTAGGTCTGCAAGCATGATTCACAAGTATGCAGTGGCAACAGGTCTAGATCAAGATGCTAGAATTGCTTCTGCTTTAATAGACATGTGTGCAAAATGTGGGGATATAGAGCACGGGAGGCAAGTTTTTAGTGAGATGGATGAATCAACCAGAACCGTTGTCTCATGGAGCTCAATGATTGGGGCGGAGGGCATGCATGGTGAGGGAAAACGTGCCCTTGAGCTCTTCTCAGAAATGCGAACTGGCGG GGTAAGTCATGCTTTAATAGCATGGAGAAAGACTATGGAATGTCTCCTACTGGAAAACACTATGCTTGCCTGGTTGATCTCCTTGGCCGTGCTGGCCATCTTGATGAAGCCCACAATGTCATCCTCAACATGCCTATCAAGGCTGATCTGGCTTTGTGGGGATCATTGCTTGCTGCTTGTCATCTCCATGGAAACTGCAAGCTTGGAGAGAttgttgaaaagaaaattctaa
- the LOC117923988 gene encoding pentatricopeptide repeat-containing protein At3g12770-like isoform X1, with translation MKKINELQNNVMIGKTRRWYHCFISHKDTFHWNSLIAKNATQNPQTALNFFARMQAHEVPSNNFTFPALLKACAALRRLLPTLQVHAYLTRLGLAADRFSAAALVDAYGKCGHAYYAAQVFDEMPEGSVDVVSWTALISAYSSNGCVDEAFQAFGRMRWMRGWDGSECCGVDVVSLGALVSACAVGCGSNCLRRGSAVHGLVVKYGFGVSTHLGNSMVHMYAACKDVGGAWRVFNGIPIKQRDVVSWNSLISGFTLNGEAERALRTFEDMVSEGTSAVEPNRVTVIALLKSCAELGCVETSSWVHEYISSRHSSLLVAKDVVVLTALLDMHARCGNLALAREIFDGVEGKNVVCWSAMIAGYEQGSCPEEALRLFRQMLMEGNMVGVEVKPNAVTLVSVIAACSRLGASRSASMIHKYAVATGLDQDARIASALIDMCAKCGDIEHGRQVFSEMDESTRTVVSWSSMIGAEGMHGEGKRALELFSEMRTGGYEPNEITYISVLSACNHAGLVEQGKSCFNSMEKDYGMSPTGKHYACLVDLLGRAGHLDEAHNVILNMPIKADLALWGSLLAACHLHGNCKLGEIVEKKILSLDSNSVGHHVLLANMYEDAGRWDDVVRMRVELRRSGLRKIPGQSFIEIGNEVYSFMAEDRSHPESEMIYKELDGLDERVRKAAKYVTETGLNVEDGDIAGLILRCKYHSERLAIAFGLIMIDRHSTCSCSLRTATPIRITKNLRVCRDCHAYTKLVSKVIDRELIVRDAHRFHHFRDGFCSCGDYW, from the coding sequence atgaaaaaaataaacgaGTTACAAAACAATGTGATGATTGGCAAAACAAGAAGATGGTACCACTGCTTCATCTCCCACAAGGACACCTTCCATTGGAACTCCCTCATTGCCAAAAATGCCACTCAAAATCCCCAAACTGCCCTCAACTTCTTCGCCCGCATGCAAGCCCATGAAGTCCCTTCCAACAACTTCACCTTCCCCGCTCTCCTCAAAGCCTGCGCCGCCCTCCGCCGCCTCCTCCCCACGCTCCAGGTTCACGCCTACCTCACCCGCCTCGGCCTCGCCGCCGACAGGTTCTCCGCTGCCGCCCTCGTCGACGCGTACGGTAAATGTGGCCATGCGTATTACGCAGCACAAGTGTTCGACGAAATGCCTGAGGGTTCAGTTGATGTTGTTTCGTGGACCGCTCTTATATCGGCTTACTCGTCCAATGGTTGCGTCGATGAAGCTTTTCAGGCCTTCGGGCGGATGCGGTGGATGAGGGGTTGGGATGGTTCAGAGTGTTGTGGGGTTGATGTGGTGAGCCTTGGAGCTCTTGTGTCGGCTTGTGCGGTTGGTTGTGGTTCGAATTGCTTGCGTCGTGGCAGCGCAGTTCATGGGCTGGTGGTGAAGTATGGGTTTGGTGTGAGTACCCATTTGGGGAATTCGATGGTGCACATGTATGCTGCCTGCAAAGATGTGGGTGGTGCGTGGAGGGTATTTAATGGAATTCCGATAAAGCAGAGAGATGTGGTGTCCTGGAATAGTTTGATTTCCGGGTTTACATTGAATGGGGAGGCGGAGCGGGCACTGAGGACTTTTGAGGATATGGTCTCAGAGGGAACCTCGGCAGTTGAACCCAACAGGGTGACTGTTATTGCCCTCTTGAAGTCTTGTGCCGAGCTTGGTTGTGTCGAGACTTCGAGTTGGGTCCATGAGTATATAAGTTCTCGGCATTCATCGTTATTGGTGGCTAAAGATGTTGTGGTTTTGACAGCTTTGCTTGACATGCATGCTAGGTGTGGGAATTTGGCATTGGCTCGGGAAATATTTGATGGGGTTGAGGGGAAAAATGTGGTATGTTGGAGTGCCATGATTGCAGGTTATGAGCAGGGCTCATGTCCTGAAGAGGCTCTCCGCCTGTTTCGTCAAATGTTAATGGAAGGAAATATGGTGGGTGTTGAAGTTAAGCCAAATGCTGTCACATTGGTTTCCGTGATTGCTGCTTGTTCAAGGCTCGGTGCCTCTAGGTCTGCAAGCATGATTCACAAGTATGCAGTGGCAACAGGTCTAGATCAAGATGCTAGAATTGCTTCTGCTTTAATAGACATGTGTGCAAAATGTGGGGATATAGAGCACGGGAGGCAAGTTTTTAGTGAGATGGATGAATCAACCAGAACCGTTGTCTCATGGAGCTCAATGATTGGGGCGGAGGGCATGCATGGTGAGGGAAAACGTGCCCTTGAGCTCTTCTCAGAAATGCGAACTGGCGGGTATGAGCCTAATGAAATAACTTACATTTCTGTGTTATCTGCTTGTAACCATGCTGGTTTGGTTGAACAGGGTAAGTCATGCTTTAATAGCATGGAGAAAGACTATGGAATGTCTCCTACTGGAAAACACTATGCTTGCCTGGTTGATCTCCTTGGCCGTGCTGGCCATCTTGATGAAGCCCACAATGTCATCCTCAACATGCCTATCAAGGCTGATCTGGCTTTGTGGGGATCATTGCTTGCTGCTTGTCATCTCCATGGAAACTGCAAGCTTGGAGAGAttgttgaaaagaaaattctaagtCTGGACTCAAATTCTGTGGGGCATCATGTTTTGTTGGCAAATATGTATGAAGATGCAGGAAGATGGGATGATGTAGTGAGGATGAGAGTGGAGCTGAGAAGAAGTGGGTTAAGGAAGATACCAGGGCAGAGCTTTATTGAGATTGGAAATGAAGTTTATAGCTTTATGGCAGAAGATAGATCCCATCCAGAATCAGAGATGATATATAAAGAATTAGATGGTCTAGATGAGAGGGTGAGGAAGGCTGCCAAGTATGTTACAGAAACCGGTTTGAATGTAGAAGATGGAGATATAGCTGGACTGATCTTGAGGTGTAAATATCACAGTGAAAGATTAGCCATAGCTTTTGGGTTGATAATGATAGACAGACATTCCACATGTAGCTGCTCTTTAAGAACTGCTACTCCTATTCGGATCACAAAGAACCTCAGGGTGTGCAGGGATTGCCATGCATATACCAAATTGGTATCCAAAGTCATTGACCGGGAGCTCATTGTCAGGGATGCTCATCGCTTCCATCACTTCCGAGATGGGTTCTGTTCATGTGGAGATTACTGGTAA